A genomic region of Phragmites australis chromosome 2, lpPhrAust1.1, whole genome shotgun sequence contains the following coding sequences:
- the LOC133908718 gene encoding nuclear pore complex protein NUP85 gives MPGMLTDGGGAIVPFSGEPGQGAPAPPPVRPIHHGMAPPIFRVYVSWSSGNLLQIACLRPTNPEDGGGAEEVAGRVVEVNLGGGGSGGAEVEEEIDEAEMRRIEYGSVPAFALLQSRKNAIAYAAAMSRVPSVPDHAEWWQYVLEYSKTIGNLLGNPDSPPAFTIEDPKTILKVREKPTSLRAAWELLEIFYVDKQLQGWLPERLVDWLADFDSLLSKTENTVYSKLSNFQKKLINLQIVEDDPDYWNGLSSALSVGWLDIVVNMLRFHGSYQLDQMDNRETENGLVEAVAVLVSTMPRMRPNLPTGKLGQCCKTRPDFIKAWEKWRGQVSKLECSAFWIQCGHKKTRDGLKNLLHIMMGNIKEPTAATCHWLELFASHFLYIRPFTVGFEGMHHLAQKCMQLKPSSGSNGLTGLLIGILSENPEVVLAECTKNFGPWLVTHATELLTADNEYADIMLHEERPNFGGISIEELHRLVYAQVLCSHSLTWQIAPTYLSSCLNQGLGLLEILLLKQPIQDNRLVLKTLEICRLYELENVSTNIMKVAGIYHWKHGRKGTGVYWLQQAHDKVRLDRIAQQLFEHIGKSVTDDSFKQWEGLLELLGSDIGSAGGLEFLHRYRDFKRSLQQALDGRTGEAARQTVEFLIQLMRNPSTPQRFWLPLLHDSVELLNCKPSPILNVAETSLLLNKLQELSMAKLRPDFSSNHLSSHALNSVRLALASNLARAILEDP, from the exons ATGCCAGGCATGTTgacggacggcggcggcgcaatTGTCCCGTTCTCGGGGGAGCCAGGCCAaggggcgccggcgccgccacccGTTCGGCCCATCCACCACGGCATGGCCCCGCCCATCTTCCGCGTTTACGTCTCCTGGTCGAGCGGCAATCTCCTTCAGATCGCGTGCCTCCGCCCGACGAATCCTgaggatggcggcggcgcggaggaggtCGCCGGAAGAGTGGTGGAGGTGAacctcggcggcggtggcagtggTGGCGCGGAGGTCGAGGAGGAAATCGATGAGGCGGAGATGCGGCGGATCGAGTATGGGTCTGTGCCGGCCTTCGCGCTGCTGCAGAGCAGGAAGAACGCCATCGCATATGCTGCCGCTATGTCGCGCGTGCCCTCAGTCCCTGATCACGCAGAATG GTGGCAATATGTGCTCGAGTACAGCAAAACCATTGGCAATCTCCTTGGGAACCCAGATTCTCCTCCTGCTTTCACGATTGAAGACCCAAAGACAATTCTTAAG GTCAGGGAGAAGCCCACTAGTTTAAGGGCTGCTTGGGAGCTGTTGGAGATATTCTATGTTGATAAACAGTTGCAAGGCTGGCTTCCTGAGCGTCTTGTTGATTGGTTAGCC GATTTTGACAGCCTCTTGTCAAAGACGGAGAACACGGTGTATTCTAAGCTTAGCAATTTCCAGAAAAAGCTCATCAACTTGCAG ATTGTTGAAGATGATCCTGATTACTGGAATGGTTTGTCATCAGCACTTTCGGTTGGATGGCTTGATATTGTG GTGAATATGCTACGCTTCCATGGATCTTACCAATTGGATCAGATGGATAACCGTGAG ACAGAAAATGGATTGGTCGAGGCTGTTGCTGTTCTTGTATCAACAATGCCACGCATGAGACCAAATTTGCCAACGGGTAAATTAGGTCAGTGCTGCAAAACAAGACCTGATTTTATCAAG GCATGGGAAAAGTGGCGAGGACAAGTAAGTAAACTGGAGTGCAGTGCATTTTGGATCCAGTGTGGTCATAAAAAAACTCGTGATGGCTTGAAGAATTTGCTTCATATTATGATGGGGAACATAAAGGAACCTACTGCTGCTACTTGCCATTGGCTGGAGCTGTTTgcttctcattttctttataTAAGGCCATTTACAGTG GGTTTTGAAGGGATGCACCATTTAGCACAGAAATGCATGCAACTTAAGCCGTCCTCTGGCAGTAATGGATTAACAGGCCTCCTTATTGGTATCCTTTCAGAAAATCCAGAG GTTGTCTTGGCAGAATGCACAAAAAATTTTGGCCCTTG GCTGGTCACACATGCTACGGAACTGTTGACAGCTGATAATGAGTATGCGGATATTATGTTGCATGAAGAGCGGCCTAACTTTGGTGGTATAAGCATAGAGGAACTGCACCGGCTAGTATATGCTCAAGTTTTGTGTTCTCATTCTTTAACTTGGCAG ATTGCACCGACTTATCTGTCCTCATGTCTAAACCAAGGCTTGGGGCTCTTGGAGATTTTACTCCTCAAGCAACCCATACAAGATAATCGCCTAGTGCTCAAG ACTCTGGAAATTTGCCGTTTGTATGAGCTGGAGAATGTTAGTACAAACATCATGAAG GTTGCTGGCATTTATCATTGGAAGCATGGGCGAAAAGGGACTGGTGTTTACTGGTTGCAGCAAGCTCATGACAAAGTTCGGCTTGACAGAATTGCTCAACAGTTGTTCGAACACATTGGGAAGTCGGTCACAGATGATAGTTTTAAG CAATGGGAAGGGTTGCTTGAGTTACTAGGCTCTGATATTGGTAGTGCAGGTGGTCTTGAGTTCCTTCAtag GTACCGGGATTTCAAGAGGTCCCTTCAACAGGCACTAGACGGGAGAACTGGTGAGGCTGCTCGGCAAACTGTTGAGTTTCTTATACAG CTGATGAGAAACCCGTCTACACCGCAACGTTTCTGGCTACCCCTTCTACATGACTCA GTGGAGCTACTTAATTGCAAACCCAGCCCTATATTGAATGTCGCTGAAACGAGCTTGTTGCTCAACAAGCTGCAAGAACTGTCAATGGCCAAGTTGCGCCCTGACTTTTCAAGCAATCACCTATCAAGCCATGCACTGAACTCCGTCAGATTGGCTCTGGCATCAAATCTGGCACGTGCCATTCTGGAAGACCCTTGA
- the LOC133910082 gene encoding carotenoid cleavage dioxygenase 8 homolog B, chloroplastic, with protein sequence MSPTMASSLCVFASMSGAAGRLASGQGGKTKRAVAQPLAASVVTETTPPAIAPPPARPVVDAPRRRGGRGWDGGVEHAAWKSVRQERWEGALEVEGELPLWLDGTYLRNGPGLWNLGDYGFRHLFDGYATLVRVSFRNGRAVGAHRQIESEAYKAARAHGKVCYREFSEVPKPDSFLSYVGQLASLFSGSSLTDNSNTGVVMLGDGRVLCLTETVKGSMVVDPDTLETIGKFEYTDKLGGLIHSAHPIVTETEFWTLIPDLIRPGYVVARMDAGSNERQFVGRVDCRGGPAPGWVHSFPITEHYVVVPEMPLRYCAKNLLRAEPTPLYKFEWHLESGSYMHVMCKASGKIVASVEVPPYVTFHFINAYEERDDEGRVTAIIADCCEHNADTSILDKLRLHNLRSFTGQDVLPDARVGRFRIPLDGSPFGELESTLDPDEHGRAMDMCSINPAHLGKKYRYAYACGARRPCNFPNTLTKIDLVEKTAKNWYEEGAVPSEPFFVPRPGAVEEDDGVAISMVSAKDGSAYALVLDASTFQEIARAKFPYAMPYGLHCCWVPRNSNA encoded by the exons ATGTCTCCCACTATGGCCTCGTCGCTCTGCGTCTTCGCGTCGATGTCCGGAGCGGCCGGCAGGCTGGCCAGTGGCCAGGGTGGCAAGACCAAGCGGGCCGTGGCGCAGCCTCTCGCGGCTAGCGTCGTGACGGAGACGACGCCGCCAGCCATCGCCCCGCCGCCGGCTCGGCCCGTCGTCGACGCCCCACGCCGCCGTGGGGGCCGCGGCTGGGACGGCGGCGTTGAGCACGCGGCGTGGAAGAGCGTCCGGCAGGAGAGGTGGGAGGGGGCactggaggtggagggagagcTGCCGCTCTGGCTG GATGGCACGTACCTGAGGAACGGGCCGGGCCTGTGGAACCTCGGCGACTACGGCTTCCGGCACCTGTTCGACGGCTACGCCACGCTCGTCCGCGTCTCGTTCCGCAACGGCCGCGCGGTGGGCGCGCACCGCCAGATCGAGTCGGAGGCGTACAAGGCGGCGCGCGCGCACGGCAAGGTGTGCTACCGCGAGTTCTCGGAGGTGCCCAAGCCGGACAGCTTCCTCTCCTACGTCGGCCAGCTCGCCAGCCTCTTCTCCGGCTCTTCGCTGACAGACAACTCCAACACGGGCGTCGTCATGCTAGGCGACGGCCGCGTGCTCTGCCTGACAGAGACCGTCAAGGGCTCCATGGTGGTCGACCCGGACACACTGGAAACGATCGGCAAATTCGAGTACACGGACAAGCTGGGCGGCCTGATCCACTCGGCGCACCCGATCGTGACGGAGACCGAGTTCTGGACGCTGATCCCGGACCTGATCAGGCCAGGCTACGTGGTCGCGCGAATGGACGCCGGGAGCAACGAGCGGCAGTTTGTCGGCCGGGTGGACTGCCGTGGCGGGCCGGCGCCCGGGTGGGTGCATTCGTTCCCCATCACCGAGCACTACGTGGTGGTGCCGGAGATGCCGCTCCGGTACTGCGCCAAGAACCTCCTCCGCGCGGAGCCGACGCCGCTGTACAAGTTCGAGTGGCACCTCGAGTCCGGCAGCTACATGCACGTTATGTGCAAGGCCAGTGGCAAGATTGTGGCGAGCGTGGAGGTGCCGCCGTACGTGACGTTCCACTTCATCAACGCCTACGAGGAGAGGGACGATGAGGGGCGCGTGACGGCGATCATCGCGGACTGCTGCGAGCACAACGCCGACACCTCCATCCTCGACAAGCTCCGCCTCCACAACCTCCGCTCCTTCACCGGCCAGGACGTCCTCCCTGACGCCAG GGTTGGCCGGTTCAGGATACCACTGGACGGGAGCCCATTCGGCGAGCTGGAGTCGACGCTGGACCCAGACGAGCACGGCCGCGCGATGGACATGTGCAGCATCAACCCGGCCCACCTCGGCAAGAAGTACCGGTATGCCTACGCCTGCGGCGCGCGCCGGCCGTGCAACTTCCCCAACACGCTCACCAAGATCGACCTCGTCGAGAAGACGGCCAAGAACTGGTACGAGGAGGGCGCCGTGCCGTCGGAGCCATTCTTCGTGCCGCGCCCTGGCGCcgtggaggaggacgacg GCGTGGCGATATCGATGGTGAGCGCCAAGGACGGATCGGCCTATGCGCTGGTGCTGGACGCCTCGACGTTCCAGGAGATCGCGCGGGCCAAGTTCCCGTACGCGATGCCCTACGGCTTGCACTGCTGCTGGGTGCCCAGGAACTCAAACGCGTAG